A section of the Harmonia axyridis chromosome 2, icHarAxyr1.1, whole genome shotgun sequence genome encodes:
- the LOC123674129 gene encoding forkhead box protein D5-A-like: protein MNDQDLELHSTNQQPAIVHQSITSHLDSLHLHPANHVQADSTNSIAETDSKPVVSSDKKSGSRRQDKPPYSYIALIVMAIQHSPTKRLTLSEIYSFLQQRFSFFRGSYQGWKNSVRHNLSLNECFIKLPKALGRPGKGHYWTIDPASEFMFEEGSFRRRPRGFRRKCQAMKPQCHPGPYYSDKLGGSYTRLFHTNRDNTVMRMTQKGFSEDQEMLNQTSEYDTQTLLHPQEYPTCTYNSPSTIQLPFSHYPNYEHRNYEAYQQQCERDWNISSNMLPSHLETPPAMSYPKTEPTNNMENPNTTTVQPSIQDVYSYQYSGIYSQNDNVIHRLH, encoded by the exons ATGAACGATCAAGACTTAGAGCTTCATTCGACTAATCAGCAGCCTGCTATTGTTCACCAGTCCATCACCTCGCATCTAGACTCTTTGCACCTTCATCCGGCTAACCATGTGCAGGCAGATAGCACCAATTCTATTGCTGAAACTGATAGCAAACCTGTCGTTAGTTCTGATAAGAAGTCGGGCAGTAGACGGCAAGATAAACCGCCATATTCTTATATCGCCTTGATCGTTATGGCCATCCAACATTCTCCGACCAAGAGACTAACTCTCAGTGAAATTTATTCGTTTTTACAACAGAGGTTTTCATTCTTCCGTGGTTCCTATCAAGGTTGGAAAAACTCGGTTAGACATAACTTATCGTTGAATGAGTGTTTTATAAAGTTGCCGAAGGCTTTAGGCAGGCCTGGTAAAGGGCATTACTGGACTATCGATCCTGCAAGTGAGTTCATGTTCGAGGAAGGGTCTTTCAGGAGAAGACCAAGGGGTTTTAGGAGAAAATGTCAGGCTATGAAACCTCAGTGCCATCCTGGACCTTATTACAGTGACAAACTTGGAG GGTCATACACGAGGTTATTTCATACAAATAGGGACAACACAGTTATGAGAATGACTCAAAAGGGCTTTTCAGAGGATCAAG aaatgctCAACCAAACTAGCGAATACGACACccaaacactgttacatccccAAGAATATCCAACCTGCACTTACAATTCTCCTTCTACCATACAACTTCCTTTTTCACATTACCCAAATTACGAACATAGAAACTACGAGGCCTACCAGCAACAGTGTGAAAGGGATTGGAACATATCTTCAAACATGCTACCCTCTCACCTGGAAACACCACCGGCAATGTCCTATCCAAAAACAGAACCCACCAACAATATGGAAAATCCGAACACAACGACGGTACAACCATCCATCCAAGACGTATACAGTTATCAATATTCTGGAATATATTCACAAAACGATAATG TGATTCACCGACTTCACTAA